One window of the Dehalococcoidia bacterium genome contains the following:
- a CDS encoding ABC transporter ATP-binding protein produces MAMPGSDGIVLQLQQVRAGYGSRPVVFDISLQVPRGNVVALLGHNGAGKSTTLRAIVGLARVHAGAILLNGHNIANRPCEENIRDGLVYLPQERAVFGDLSVRDNLLLGAQVVKERSERERRLERVVSLFPILRERWAQPARTLSGGQQRMLSIGIALMAGARVLLLDEPSLGLAPTVAQNLMNTIRELVKAEGLSVLIVEQNLRLALDLAQYLYILRMGQVVLEGPPQELEHQHQLWQLF; encoded by the coding sequence CGGGATCGTGCTCCAGCTACAGCAGGTGCGGGCAGGATACGGCAGCCGGCCGGTAGTGTTCGACATCTCCTTGCAAGTGCCACGCGGTAACGTGGTGGCGCTACTGGGCCACAATGGGGCAGGCAAGAGTACTACCCTCAGGGCCATCGTGGGCCTGGCACGGGTACACGCCGGCGCCATCTTGCTGAACGGGCATAACATCGCCAACCGCCCTTGCGAAGAGAACATCCGCGATGGGCTCGTCTATCTGCCGCAGGAGAGGGCGGTCTTCGGCGATCTGTCGGTGCGCGACAACCTCCTGCTGGGCGCTCAGGTGGTCAAGGAGCGCTCGGAGCGGGAACGACGACTGGAGAGGGTCGTGTCCCTCTTCCCCATCTTGCGGGAGCGCTGGGCCCAGCCCGCCCGTACTCTGAGCGGCGGCCAGCAGCGCATGCTGTCCATCGGCATCGCCTTGATGGCCGGCGCCAGAGTGCTGCTACTGGACGAGCCCTCACTGGGTCTGGCGCCGACAGTGGCCCAGAACCTCATGAACACCATCAGGGAGTTAGTGAAGGCAGAAGGGCTATCGGTGTTGATAGTGGAACAGAACCTGCGGCTGGCACTGGACCTGGCCCAGTATTTGTACATATTGCGCATGGGCCAGGTAGTACTGGAGGGCCCCCCGCAGGAGCTGGAGCACCAACACCAGCTCTGGCAGCTGTTCTAA
- a CDS encoding acyl-CoA dehydrogenase family protein — MDFAIPEHVQRFLRELDAFIEREIKPLEEAHPELFDHRREWARTDWENGGIPRREWEELMAEARRRADRAGFYRYSLPRELGGSDGTNLDMALIREHLTTRGPGLHYEFQVEFSVVGNFPIVHILHAYGTPDQRALIEPMIRGEVRIAFGLTEPGHGSDATWLETTAVRDGDEWVINGAKRFNSGMHHATHDLIFARTSGRPGEAKGITAFLVPRDTPGLEVPFYWWTFNMPTDHAEVVLRNVRVPNSAIVLAEGEGLRVAQHFVHENRIRQAASAVGIAQFCINEAVAYAKERKTWGVPLAQRQAIQWPLAELHTECELVRNLVYKTAWLMDQKDFMEVSDKVAMANYRANRLACEAADRAMQVHGGIGYTRHKPFEYIYRHFRRYRITEGSEEIQIRRVAGVLFGFIGGDRG, encoded by the coding sequence ATGGACTTTGCCATCCCCGAGCACGTGCAGCGGTTCCTCAGGGAGTTGGACGCGTTCATCGAACGTGAGATCAAGCCCCTTGAGGAGGCCCACCCCGAGCTCTTCGACCACCGCCGCGAGTGGGCTCGCACCGACTGGGAGAACGGTGGCATCCCCCGCCGCGAGTGGGAGGAGCTCATGGCCGAGGCCCGCCGCCGCGCCGACCGCGCCGGCTTTTACCGCTACTCATTGCCCAGGGAGCTGGGCGGCAGCGACGGCACCAACCTGGACATGGCCCTCATCCGCGAGCACCTGACCACCCGCGGCCCTGGCCTGCACTACGAGTTCCAGGTGGAGTTCTCGGTGGTGGGCAACTTCCCCATCGTCCACATCCTCCACGCCTATGGCACGCCCGACCAGAGGGCCCTTATCGAGCCCATGATCCGGGGCGAAGTGCGCATCGCCTTTGGTCTCACCGAGCCTGGCCACGGCTCCGATGCCACCTGGCTGGAGACCACCGCCGTCCGCGACGGCGATGAATGGGTCATCAACGGGGCCAAACGCTTCAATAGCGGCATGCACCATGCCACCCACGATCTCATCTTCGCCCGCACGTCAGGCCGCCCTGGCGAGGCCAAAGGCATCACTGCCTTCCTGGTGCCGCGGGACACGCCGGGGCTGGAGGTGCCATTCTATTGGTGGACCTTCAACATGCCCACAGACCACGCTGAAGTGGTGTTGCGCAACGTGCGGGTGCCCAATAGCGCCATCGTGCTCGCTGAGGGCGAAGGCCTGCGGGTGGCCCAGCACTTCGTCCATGAGAACCGCATCCGGCAGGCCGCCTCGGCTGTAGGCATCGCCCAGTTCTGTATCAACGAGGCCGTTGCCTATGCTAAAGAGCGCAAGACCTGGGGCGTGCCCCTGGCCCAGCGCCAGGCCATCCAGTGGCCCCTGGCCGAGCTCCACACCGAGTGCGAGCTGGTCCGCAACCTGGTCTACAAGACCGCCTGGCTGATGGACCAAAAGGACTTCATGGAGGTATCGGACAAGGTGGCCATGGCCAACTATCGGGCCAACCGCCTGGCTTGTGAGGCGGCCGACCGCGCCATGCAGGTGCACGGGGGCATAGGCTACACCCGCCACAAGCCCTTCGAGTACATCTACCGCCACTTTCGCCGCTATCGCATCACCGAGGGCTCGGAGGAGATCCAGATACGTCGTGTGGCCGGGGTACTGTTCGGCTTCATCGGCGGCGACAGAGGGTAG